A region from the Toxotes jaculatrix isolate fToxJac2 chromosome 2, fToxJac2.pri, whole genome shotgun sequence genome encodes:
- the dazap2 gene encoding DAZ-associated protein 2 encodes MNNKGSYPQQSVYPQQSSAPVYPPAMQMSPQAPPYTDTPPAYSEIYQPRYVLPPQVPGQMPQMSSPYPGAQVFMPMQPTMAVGPVSQNVPMAYYPMGAMYPPGSTVMMEGGFDAGARFTAGSSVSIPPPPPGHPPNAAQLAAMQGANVVMSQRKSNFFLGGSSGGYTIW; translated from the exons GTTCATATCCACAGCAGTCTGTGTACCCTCAGCAGAGCTCTGCACCTGTATACCCTCCTGCTATGCAAATGTCTCCTCAGGCACCTccttacacagacacaccaccTGCATATTCTGAG ATATACCAGCCCAGATATGTGCTTCCACCTCAGGTGCCTGGTCAGATGCCTCAGATGTCCTCTCCCTACCCTGGTGCTCAGGTGTTTATGCCAATGCAGCCCACTATGGCTGTTGGGCCAGTGAGCCAGAATGTCCCCATGGCTTACTATCCCATGGGAGCCATGTACCCGCCTGGTTCAACAGTGATGATGGAGGGCGGCTTTGATGCTGGTGCTCGCttcacagcaggcagcagcgTTTCCATCCCA CCCCCACCTCCTGGACATCCCCCCAATGCAGCTCAGCTGGCTGCCATGCAGGGTGCCAATGTTGTAATGTCACAGCGCAAGAGCAACTTCTTCCTGGGTGGATCCAGTGGAGGTTATACCATCTGGTAA